The Branchiostoma floridae strain S238N-H82 chromosome 3, Bfl_VNyyK, whole genome shotgun sequence genomic sequence aatcgtattctactacgtgaattcgacttcttctcgtttctttgtgatagtgaaaatatagaaacagatatgctttataagtaaaggttagCACTTAACTGGGCTTTCCTCtttccacccaggtgtaaacataAGTACCAGGTAAAAGACAGTGGGATGAGATGTTTTGGCTCCGCCTACCAATATCGTGCCCTAGACACGTGTACATGGATAACGACCCACTTCCCTTATTAAAGGCCTTAAAAGTACTACAGGAGTACCTTTACCTACGGATGTAATCGATTGAGATTGTTTTGtatatccatctatctatcatGTTTTGACTGTTTGTGCATTGTGTATATATTGATggcatcatcattatcatcgttCGGCATGAGTGTTTTTAACTGATGTTTGTACATATTGACAATTGTATGTACGTTATTGTCTGTATGAAGTAgaggaagattagtggcgtgccctagggcactTCACTAATGGATTTCctaataaagtctcaagtctTTGGTATACAATTAAGTACGGAAgaagtaatattgaaatgttAATTTGTCATGAAATATGTCTTGCCTTTATTAACCGCCGTGAAAATTGAGGGTCGAGGTATTACTATTGGTCTGTATGCTTGTTTATGTCGGTGTGCCTGGAAACTTATAGATGGAGACGTTTTAGGACGGGACGGACGGAAAGGAAGTGATTGGCTTCTTTGGCGTGACGTGGGGAACCTGGAGATATAGCATGTGCGCAACAGTGGAGCATGTTCTGTATGAGATGGCATGGTTGTATTTAGAGTAtataccggtacagaaatttcaggcccggtccaggtccagaggatcaggtcccggtccagacctgaaccttgACCTAGTTGTGAAAAGTTGTAAATTGGCGATACTCGATTCTGTTTTGGTGGATGCCCACTCGAATTTTTCAATCTTCACGgtaaacaaagctaagtttgactgtagaaacttggtagacatAACAGTCAGGAagtcaggtcaaaggtcccagaaagcTCCCAGAAAAGGTAATGAAAGGTTATCTAATTTCCCGTCTTCAATTTCTTACCATATGCATCTCTGCTGCCCGATAAGAGTCAGTAAAGAAAACGCTTAGAGAGAACCAGTTAGAATTCACAACAgtgaataaaacaagaaattcacaatgACGCTGAATATTCACAGAGGTATGTATGGCATGAAATGTGTATTTGATGGCTGCGTTCCTCGAAACATGCGATGAAACGGACACTAATTCATTAAATGAACGTTTCCGGGCGCTCGGCGATGTAAGCAGCGACTGCCTTGTTCTCGTTGACACTCTCCACCACCTTGGCCAGCTTGGGGAACTTCTCCAGTGTGTCTGCGCGTTCCTTCAGGATGTCGTGCAGTCCGTTGAAGAAGGCCAGGTCAGCGTAGGTCAGCTGTGAGAAATGAATGACCAACACGTTAGAAGTTTTACacgttatttcatgcaaaatatgaCACACCCACCAACAAACCTTCggttttttaatttgtattgtttatgtgtttgtcagcagggctagccctttgtaatagccataggctagttgggcagccctggctgtgtgttcggtgcagccaaaccaataaataaataaataaaccttcGGTCATCCTCTGACCATTCTCCAAACTCTTTAGTGGAGTTAAATAGGTCATCTACATTAGATCCCGTCGACCATCCATCCCTTAGCCGATACAGACTGGTGGGTACCTTTGACCCGTTGGTGATGTCACAATTGCGTTCGGGTCACGTGACTTAGGCTTCGGGTCATCCCAACTTGAGAAGGGTCAGAAGACTGGCCGAAAAAGTGGTGAGTGCTTCATATTGTGTACGGATATACCGTGTAAGAACATATGTCAATTTCCATCACTAATGAACCTCCATACAATGAGCAACATCTTATACGACATCAATCGATGATCAAATCATGAGGATCGTCATCAATTGGTTGTATTTGAAGTCAACGACAAACACATATCCACAAACGTCTCTTTTCTACAGTCGATACGTATCTCCGTCAGTTGCTATCTTTTCCATCCCAAAGTAGGAAAACAACGTGTCATCCATCATACCGCAGTTATAATCTTCACAGTTCCAATGTGAGTCTCATTTTCCAGATATTCTTCATttagatgatgatgacattCACAAGACTCTTACAAGGCAATAACCTCCTACACTTGAAGGTACAAACTCCCTAGATGTGTCCAAACTCTGTGCAAGGCTTGGGAAGCTAAGAGTCAAAGTCTGGCCTAGCATTATTGCATGTTTATGTCATAAGTTGTATTATAAATGATAGATTATACGCACTTTGGCCCCGACGAGGTGCCCGTCAGGTCCGCAGAGTTTCTCGTAGTTGGCGAGCCAGCTGGGGACGAACGTGGCCAGCCCTGTCTTCTTTTCTTCCTGGTGAGATGTGAAAATAAACGTGGTAATTCATTCTCTGATGAAATCAGTGTTTTATAAATTATAGGAGCAAATAGTCAGAGTAGGATACTTTGGTCCACACATCATTCATTACAGCTTGTACATGTTTGGACATCGACACGATTGGTGGAATAATTTTTGACAGACCAATCTTTAGATTATAaaccagtgcaatggccgagtgtgTAGAGTGTCCGCCTTGCATTccgtaggtcgtgagttcacaGTCATACCAAATATTCAAAAGACTTTAGAAATGGTACTGTAATAGCTTGCACAGATGTGTGACCCAAGGACGagagaaatggagatgggcgcgaCCCCTAAGCATTTTTACAGatgtattttgattttgaaattgagGAACTGATGTAAAAGGTGTAAAGAATACCTTCTTGGCCTCATCTCTCTCGAAGCGCACTTCCCACAGCTTGGTCTGCAGATCTTCTATCCCGCACACAAACATGTCTACTTGTGCCTCCTCCCAGCCGGGCGCTCCGCTCAGACCTGTGAGCACGACAGATACAAACTACAGGTGAACAGACCAGCGTTGGAAGAAgaggctctgccttccaatactgttCCGAGCACACAGTAGATAACCACCAACTACGTACGGCCTAAAAAGGATATTGGACTACCTTTATCTTGTTATCTTTCATGTGCCTGCCTAATGAACTCAATTATGCCTATTCCATCAGAAGAGGCCTCATTCTAGATGTACTGCTCCACTGCACTCTGCCGAGAGTTTGCCAAACACGAAAGTGCAAGTTTAAGAACCGACAGGTGGAATTCGAGCTAACTTGATGATGTCTGGATGAAGTGGTTGAAGTGCTGAGTTAAAgttaggtcccaattggaaaaaagGACCCTACCTGGCAGTTCACGGCTGTTTTTGGCACtgaactaaactaaactaaactaaaataaaataaactaaaCTAAGGACGCggtcacaaaaacacaaaaacaccaCCGGGACAAATCTATGACCTCGAatcccggccggggctacatccctgacggacACCGGTCCAGTTGGGACCTAAGCCTCACCCGTTTCCTTGGCAGCGTATCGGAATATGGCCCCGCTCTGGCACATCACCTGCCCGTCAACCTCCAGCATCGGCAGCTGCCCCATCGGAGAGGCTGGGGAACGaacagagaaacagagagagttGAAAGAGAAGAAAAGCACATTTGACCAGATACCAACAAATCTGGAGCGGttagagagagttagagagagtTGAGAGAGACGAAAAGCACATTTGACCAGATACCAACAAATCTGGAGCGGttagagagagttagagagagttgagagagaagaaaaacacatttgACCAGATACCAACAAATCTGTAGCGAttagagagagttagagagagtTGAGAGAGACGAAAAGCACATTTGACCAGATACCAACAAAtctgaagcggttagagagagttagagagagttagagagaaGAAAAGCACATGTGACCAGATTTCAACAAAtctgaagcggttagagagagttagagagagtTGAGGGAGAAGAAAAGCACATGTGACCAGATACCAACAAAtctgaagcggttagagagagCTGAGAGAGAAGAAAAGCACATGTGACCAGATACCAACAAAtctgaagcggttagagagagttagagagagtTCTAAGAGAAACACATGTGATCAGATACCAACAAAtctgaagcggttagagagagttagagagagtTGAGAGAGAAGAAAAGCACATGTGACCAGATACCAACAAATCTGGAGCGGttagagagagttagagagagtTGGGAGAGACGAAAAGCACATTTGACCAGATACCAACAAAtctgaagcggttagagagagttagagagagttagagagaaGAAAAGCACATGTGACCAGATTTCAACAAATCTTAAGCGGttagagagagttagagagagtTGAGGGAGAAGAAAAGCACATGTGACCAGATACCAACAAATCTGAAGCGGTTATatagtcaacaacaacaacatagaaGAACATCGGCAAGAAAATCCATCCTCCTACTCAGAGGGGACCAAAGTCATTGTAAAACTCTCCTTGCGGAACGAGTTTTGAAAAGACTTTGGctctctgcgtaggaggatggataTGTCCTGCTAGATATATGTGCGATGCTATAACAACGCAAATTTGGTGGGATAATGTGTGTACCGCTCCCCTGGACACAGAAGATAAGATGGTTAATGTTTAAGTCAGAACCGTCCGTATCAGAAGCAGTCAGCATCAATCTTTAACGTCTGGCGCGCATCACATGATCAGATCCAACGTCGACTCCTGTTCGAAACTCATCTGAATAAGGAGATCTCAAGTATCTAGCCATCCATTCATACAGAAATACTAACTATTCTACATAGTCTTTGTCTTTTCTACGGGGTGGGAGAATAGACGTAGTTCAAAAGGGTTAGAAATGTAGGGTAACCTGCAGTTTGAGCTCTCATAGTCGGTTAAATCCATGTCAAACAATCCAACTTTGTTTTAGCCAAATTCTGCAAATTCACTACTTCACATGAAAGCCTGGCGAAAGCTAATTGCAACATACGTACATCTGACAGTGTGTAACTACCAGTACTTAACAGGACAACCCTACCAGAAGACAGACTACATATGAACCGCTGACTCACTCTCTTTAAGGGGACGCCACTCCTCCCGCTCCAGCCTGACATCCTCGTACTCCACTCCTGCCGCCACAAACATCAGCCTGGTCAGCTCGGCGCGACCTCTCGCGTTGAAGTACGTGAGCTTGTACTTGGGCGCCATTTTGGGTCGTTAGAACACGCGGTTGTGGTGACAAAACGCAGAGAAAAAACGGAGATAGAGACGCCTTCTGCGGATTCACTCCCACTGACCAGGTGACCGCTGCTGTCCTCCTTAAGTACATGCAAGACGCAAACATGATGTTTGCCGATCGAGGATGATACGGCCTTTATCGTGGATTAAGATTGTACCATTCAATATAAAAGGTCGCGTTTAGACTAATCCATAATTATCCGTCCAATCATTCATATAGAAATACAACCTACTTGACGACAAATTGTTAACGTCGCCAATAGCAATTAGACGTGCACACATATATCCTTTTATGGTTTGTAAAGGTTTGTAGTGTTTAGTTTACGTTTGTATGCATCGTTTTAGCATTTAAATAACTTTTAATTGTGTGTCATGCTGCATTAGCCAGATGCTACAATATGCTATATGTGGCATGGACGTAATGAACTATTCAATCATGTGAAAAATGACCACTTATTCTAAACAATGCCACAGTGGTATCAACATGTATTAACCATTTACAGAGTGAAGTAAACATCCCTCTTTCATGTTAAACATGCTCTCAGGACCCTGCTTGTCTTGATCGCGTGCTCCCTGTTGGATGAGTTAGTAAGTCATGTGGATTCGCCTTTATCGTACTATACTAGACAAAGGTTAATGGGACAAGCAAACGCTACTATCTACAGTTAGTTTGCACTGCAGGCCTCTCCATGTAACTCTGTGACTTAGTGCTCATACAGGCTTTGAAAACTTAGACTTCGGTCCCAATTGTAAAAAGGGGCCCTGtggggcagttcacgggctgtttttggTACTTTGGTGCGTGGCCCCGTGGGACTCCCGTACTATTTTTGGGGCACGGCCGGGCACCGGGTTGATTTTaagggacccggtaacaaatagatgcTGTGACCTACTCATGGGAGAACACCAGCAGTCCAACTGGACAGATTTTATAATAAGATTGGTTTATTAGTTCAGTCAGTGAACAATAAAATACATCGCAGCTACTTCTACACAGTAGAAGAGGCTGAATTGCGCATTTTAGACATTgtacttcatacatgtgtaaaatctaTGAAAATATACAATTACAAGAAGTCGTATTATAGGAATAAAACAaagggaaacaaaacaaattgttatACAAAGTATAAATGAAGACTGTGGCGGTGGATTGAGAGACATGGGAGAtcttttcaggtacatgtatttaaaaggtGGGTGAAGTATGGGATGGGGCTGTTTTTGTAACGATTTGTTTTGGTCGATGGAATGCAAAGTTTGTTCGCACTTTTTAGGTCTCTACCATGAACTTCCGAACGTGTTGGGGGGGATTTTGGGCTTCGGAGCCCAGTcgggccggggctacatccctcaTGGGCACTGGTGACACTGGGACCTTAGACCTAAACATGTACCCTGTTGTATGGATACTTCGTCTTCGTCTTTGTTACCCCTTAAAAACCCCACTGGGGTatcgctggggggggggggggggtgcagatTAAGGCAGGCAAGCCAAACCGGCCTTAAAGGCCTCGACTGACGGGGCCTGGGCAGTGTGCCCCGGCAGCCTGTTCCACTCAACAACCGTGCGAGggaaaaaagaaattttgaaaCAGTCTCTTTTCGCTGTGATTAACTGATATTTAAACATGTGACTTCCTCTGGTTCTGCTTTGGGCTGGTTTAAGGTACTGGGTTGAAGGTATGTCAATGATACCATTCACAATTTTGTAAAAGGTGATTAGACCTACGTGGATACGTGGGGGATGAGAACATGTTTAggtaaagcaaaaaaaaaagtaagaccCATCAAACCACTTAGACGGTCGATTTTTCACATGTGTGCACTGAATGGTTTATTAGTCAAATCACTTATCACAATTCCGTTATCTTAACCACAACTTTTGGTGAGCAAACTACATATCAATGTATTACATACGATATGGAGAGAAACAGCTAGGTCACACTGACACaatattatggatgacatctgtgatTTTCGTTTGATCTTTTtaactgtggccacatgtctcccaatagcatccctggtcaatcagaatcttATGCTTGCCAGTGGATCTGCTTGCCTGGGCAACTGGGCACATGGTTAGGGGATGGGGCAATAGCGCCCTTGTTCCCCTATTTAAGTAATGGTGAAAAAACAGTATTGAATAGTTTCTTGCAGTGGTGATTATTTCTTACAGACTTACTAGAGGTGAACGTAACACAAACCAAGCCTggaaaagaatggactggatgttcaGTCCACGGGTTTAGCAACATTCTTTGGCTGATTTTTTCCGCCCTCGCGCATTAGTTCTGTGGTCTCCAGAGgctgtcatccatacaattaacTCAGTGTTGCCTTACATTACTTTATCAtggtaccaaggaggttacatgCCTTGATGGTACAGATTACACTGCTGCCATCAAACCATGCCGTAACCAAACAGTTCTGTGAACTAGAACGTGGTGTCCGGACGCTTGGCGATCCACGCAGCGATTTTGGGGTTGGCGACGACGCTTGCCATGACCTTGCTGAGTTTGGGGTAACTCTTCATAGTTCCGGGCTTGTAGTTCTCGATGTTGTCGCCGACGGTGTGCAGAACAAGGTCGCACCATAGaagctggggggagggggagagaGGGgagtatttatctatttattgagattctccatatacatatacatatacaatggaGATATAaaactagttcacctttatacgtgggctaacctatatccgttgtttttaaaatcggaggtatttagggatatacaAACGGCGGGCGGTGGTTTCATATtgcgatattttcaaaatattgcagtttgaaatcatcCTTCGACTTGATATCGCTAATTGTTACTAGATatactgtagaaaaaaaatttaacaaacggatataggttactcctcggataaaggtgaagtagcgttaatTCCATAGACTGATTTATTGAGATCAAATTAgaatatgtttgttttcatctaattaaaaaagattaattcttaataactacagatcgttagtagatatcagtttgcgcaacactacgtttgtagctatcatcattatgcaacgaaaaaccaagtttcattacagtggtatgtaccaaagtgctgtattttgtcatagaaaaaaataatatcagaggtaataaaaatgatgacgtcatcaatttggccccaaaaaaatcagatttagaattctttaatgcccatctatcaacattcgttacggctccattctttcttaattcattaataagaaaacagtggaaggtcaaaatgccaatttagccaaccgagataccttaagatTTCCTCTATACAAACATAGGTAGCGTCCACTACCTATCTTTCGTGACACTGAGTAGAGCTTAGtacattgctaaactttcttccaacacaaaggtgtaCACGGAtcgaattttcaacgaccactgtcgccttcttcaggatcaatactaaTATCAGTATCCTACTAATATCAGTATCCTGAAGAAGGATACGCAATGGAG encodes the following:
- the LOC118411829 gene encoding glutathione S-transferase 1-like, producing MAPKYKLTYFDMRARAEPTRMMFAAAGIDFEDDRVSFDGWPAVKPTTPMGQLPVLEVDGFKLCQSMPIARFVAKEIGMAGKTNIEQAQADAFVDEIVPLLPTLYDVAIDFPTDEAKRAEQAAEFDKDMARRLERCEKLSGSNGFLVGNSLLWCDLVLHTVGDNIENYKPGTMKSYPKLSKVMASVVANPKIAAWIAKRPDTTRPKMAPKYKLTYFNARGRAELTRLMFVAAGVEYEDVRLEREEWRPLKETSPMGQLPMLEVDGQVMCQSGAIFRYAAKETGLSGAPGWEEAQVDMFVCGIEDLQTKLWEVRFERDEAKKEEKKTGLATFVPSWLANYEKLCGPDGHLVGAKLTYADLAFFNGLHDILKERADTLEKFPKLAKVVESVNENKAVAAYIAERPETFI